Part of the Fusarium musae strain F31 chromosome 3, whole genome shotgun sequence genome, TGGCTCTTTTGTTGGTCCCATCGCGTGACTGGCCCTGGACATTTAATCTGGAATCTCCCTGGCTTTGATCCATATTCGACTTTCTGCTCTGTTCCTCTCTTCATCTGGATCCCCCTCTTGCTTGACCCGACGACACGACGCTCCTCCCAACGGCAACATGACGGAGGTATCAGCCACCCGGCTGTACTTGGGAAACCTCCCTCGAAATGGTCCGGATTCATCGCCCTGACGCTCTCAGTCAAACCACTGACCTGCTGCCCAACAGCTACCAAATCCGATGTCGAGGCTCACTTCGCGACTCATGGTACCGGAGAAATCACCGAGGTTAAGCTCATGAATGGCTTCGGTTTCATCGAGTACAAGGACCCCATGGATGCCCGTGATGTTGTACCGGGTTAGTTATCCcccctcatcttctttaATGCGACGCGCTTGCTAATGATTCATCTAGCCTTCCGTATGTCACCACCAGACTCCACCCCTCCTCCCTGGCTAACGTGCGACTTCGAAAGATGGCTCTGATTTCATGGGAGAACGACTCACTGTCCAGTTCGCCCGCGGTTCCCGGCATCGCGAGGGCGGTTTTGGCAACCATGAGCGCACCGCGCCACGGCCTCGTCGAACCCCTCATCGAATGCAGATTACGGGACTTCCAAACGATACCTCTTGGCAGGTCTGTTCAATCCTCCCCGTTGCTCATCGCTGGATTTCCTGGACCCTCCCCTTGTGATTTGCGCGTATCTCTGGTTTTTCTGGTTTCGACCCATTGGTACTATACCGGGACTAGGTTTAGGGGACAACTTCCACGGACCCCTCCACCCCCTCTCCCGGTTTTGCTTCCTGGTTGTTGACTTGGCGAACTGCACTATCATTTTGTGGATTACATGGACTTCCGGCGTTACCCTTCCTGGACAGCAACTTACGTGGATTCTGGAAATAGGATCTCAAAGACTTTGCGCGTCAGTCTAGCTTGGACGTTGTCTATTCTGAAACTGGCCGCGACTCGAACGGCCGAGGGTGAGTGGCTGCTTGCGCACTGCACTATCTTTTTTTGGAGGCTAACATGCACCAGTTTCGTCGAATTCGAGACTGCAGCAGACCTTAGAAcggctgttgagaagctcgacGGGCGAGAATTCAAGGGCCAGCGAGTCCAATGCGTTGCTGACGTATGACAAGGAAGCCCCCTCTCTTTGTAAGAACTCGAGTCTGACATAACCTTCTAGACTCAGCCGGATATGCCTCCTCGCGAGCGAGGTAGATCCCGCTCCCCAGGACGTCGACCTTATCCTCCTCCCATGGACGACTACGACCGGCGCGGCCCTCCCCGCGGATACAGTCCccgcggtggtggtggttacGGCTACCGGGATCGTAGTCCTCGTCGCGATTACTATGATGATCGCGCCCGTTAtcgatctcctcctcgccgtccTATGGAGGACtatcctccccctccccctcgcGGCCGCTACGACGACCCCTATCGCCGCGACTACCCTCCTCCGCCCGATCCCTATGCCAATGGGCGACCTCCCTATGACCGACCCCCTCGAGACTTCCCTCCACGAGAGGGCGGATACCCACGAGATGGTGGTTATCCCCGAGACTATGATCGTGGTGGACGCTACTGGTAAATCCATATCCCATTACCGCTTTGGGCGCTTGCTTGGCGGGACTGTCCTTGACCGACGGTGTTAGATCTACTCTCAACCGAATGCGCTAAATGGCGTGAAACTTTGACGACCAGTCATGAGGTAGGAAGGACAAGATTGAAACGATCGACAGGCAGATATGCGCAACAATGATTGACGACCGACTGGTGATATTCTCAACGAGCAAACACATGAGGGACATTAGGATGGCGTCAGGTGTAGGGGTTGGAAGACTTGACGAGGGTTGACAGGTTGCGGGAAAAGCCACGGGCGCACACGACATGAATGTCTTGGGTAATATGAACTATAGTGTATGACTACTAGGAAGCCGTCGTGGGTGAGGGTTTGCTTATTTGCTTTTATTTTgtcttatactatataacctgGAGGAAGATTTTGGGACCACTCGGTAAGAGTCGTTATTTGCTAGGTAGTTTTTGCTTTTATCACTGAAAAGGGTCAAAATAATCCAACTTTTGATTTTGTATTGTTCAAATTGACATGGCATTACTGCACAACGAGTGAATCTGATACTCGTGATTTACTTTGGACAACAACCCAACCGTGTCGCCCCCGTATAGTACAAAAAGAAAGATGCCGGACCGAACAGAGAACAGTTTGACGCGCTTTATAAGGAATTACGAAGGGTGTATAAATATGGTATCGGGTATTGTTGGGTTTTGGTTTGTGTTCAAGATTAAGCAGTCTTCTTCCATTGGGTGTAGACACCGATGACACTGCTCAAGGTACCAGTAAGACCAACGATGCCGTCATCGAGGAAGGAAACCCATCCGAGACCGGAGACGGGAACGAGGATATCGCAAAGATCGCAGAGGAGTTGCTTCTTGGCGGCAGCGCGCTCACTGAGGTATACGTTAGTACTAATGATATGACGGTAAACGAGTGCATGCGAAACTTACATGGAGATGGTCTTGCTCTCGACAacaccctcaccctccttgAGATCAACCTTTGATGCGCGCACGCTCAGCTGTCGCAGAGTGTACAGCTGACCAATGATGCTAAAGGCGATACCAATAGCCCAGGATCTATAAGCCTCCTGCTGAAGGCGCTTGGCATGCTGCCACTTCCTGATACCGGCAGCATCAGGAATGGTGAGGGCATCGCAGGTGAGGTAACCAGCATAGCCCAGCTGGCGACCGACCTGGGTGTACTTGAGGACGGGGTCGAGGGACTTGGAGTCGGAAGCGGTGGCAGCGGCCTTGTAGTGCTCGACGAACTTTCCGGCTCGGAAGACCTTTCGGAACAGGCCGAACTGCTTCTTGAGGGCGTTCCAAGGGGCGACCTTGTCGGGGGTTGCGTTTGTGCGGAGGAGATACCATGCGTAGAAGCGGGCGAAATACTGAAGAACTCGCATGAGCTTGTCGCGACCGAGGGTTGTGGCCATGTAGCGCAGGTAGTGCGCTACCGTGGGGTGGTAGACGAGAGCGTCAGCGaccatgatggcgatggtATCGAGAATAGGTAGGTGGAGAGAGTATTGATAAGGTAGTGTGCGACAGTTGTAATATACGAAGAATTACGATTCACCAGTAAGAAACCAGCAATTACTGATGggaaagaggaagatggagatggagatggagatgtagATGcaaaagttaagttaagttttaaCCAGGAACGGGTAAGAAAAAGCTGGGGGAAAGGTAAGTAAGTAACGCGAATGGAGTCAAAGAGTCTGGAGTaaggtcaagtcaagtcgagagagagtgagagacagagagagagattgaACGTGGAGACGGAGACTTGACCGAGATGCCGAGGTCCGCCGCTCACGAGAGCGGGATAGTTCaagggaagagagaagagagatagGGAGGCAGGGAGGGATAAGGTCAAGGAGATGTCCTGCAAAAGAATTGCCTTTTTGGGCAGGGGAATAATTGCCGTTTATGTTGGAAATTCGATAGTTTATACTGTACATAGCTTCGGTGTTCTATCCATTCAGTCATTGCTCAGTATTAAAGGGATGACGACCCTGCCAACTTTGTCAACCTCCATCACATACAAAGGGAGCATCCAAAGTCGAGGTCGACAGCCGGCACATGTCCGAGGCTTCATCAGGAGAATACCAGACTTCGGGGTAGCTTGGCGCCAATTCTGGCAATGCATTTCAACCTCGGGGACTTTCCGTAGGAGATTGGACTCACCCTCTAACCTTGAGAGTTACAGCTGAACTGGCTGACAGCTGACagatagagagagagagagagagaggcagagagagaggaagcTCCCGGCTGACCGGATAACCTTTGATCCGACTCCGGTCTTCCgtcagagaagaacaagtctAGCAAGTCTAGGTTAAGTTACGGGGACATGGATGCATGCATGATATAAGTCGAGTCGAGACTCACTCATTCACTAAATCAATTGCCTCATAACCCCAAATCAAGGAATGAACAAGGTATGTATGAGATAGGGCATCTGAGTTCCCAATTTTCCATCCTCATAACAATCCCCCCCCCCAAACCCACAATGAGCATATCACTCGGCGTTTCTACTGAAGATCTTTGGAGACGTCAATGTTCAAAACCCCCGCTTAAACGTCAATATGAGCGAGCCACCCCCACCGGGACAGGAACAGCCTGGCAGGGCCTGGAAATAGAGGGTCTCTCAGTGGCTGTGACGACAGGAATCGTGATGCTGCTCGGGGAACAACCCCCGAAGTCTACTGTCCCTCCACTTGTAATATTGTGGGGGAAGAAGTCGGAGTTGGAGACCCCGGGAAATCCTCTTGAGCCGCTTCCCCTCGGCCGGCAAAAGCACCAATTCCCTTCGGCAGCCCGCTATCAAAGGTCACGATGGCCCATGACATTCCGATATGATGCGCCCCCAATGGAGCTTTTTACGTATCATGGTTGGGTCTTTACGTCCTCTCAGAGTCTCTCGGTCATGTTGTTGCGGGTTGAAGTCCTGTCTCTTGCGGATGGGCCCGTTGATAACCCCAGTCGGTTAATGAaagtatggatggatgtacCTAATTATGAATGAATGGATATCATTGATCGTCGTATCCGTCAATTGTCGTCAAAAACACGGACGGACGCGGTATCCGTAGTCAACGTACCTACGTAGAACTGTATTCCTTTACATAACTGGTCCCGTTTCCCCAATATTCGTCGCGTgcctcttccttttcttcctctctcttcttctttcatctttctctctcacGATACCCTCATACTATCCCCATCATACTTCTTGTCTCTGCCGGCTTAAACCTTCTCCCGGTCTAAGTCAACCCAAAGCCGCTTCTCCAACTGCCCCTCCCAACGACGATCTCAAccaacttctcctcctttCATACCTATTCTCCCCTCACAAAACACAAATTCACAATGGCTACTACAAACAGCGGACAAGAAACCGAAAAGGTTAACACTAACATTGTTACCCTCACCCGCTTCCTCACTGAGGAGCAGGCCAAGCACCCAGAGGCCACTGGTGACTTCACGTACGTCGTCCGTCCCTTGTGACCTCAACTTCATGATGCCCGGCTAACAACGGAAACTAATCTCAGTCTATTGTGTCACGCTCTCCAGTTCTCCTTCAAGTCAATTGCCTACTACATTCGACGCGCTACCCTAGTCAACCTCACCGGTCTGGCTGGTTCTTCCAACATCACCGGCGACgaccagaagaagctcgatgTCATCTCCAATGACCTCTTCATCGAGGCCATGCGCTCGTCAGGCAAGTGTGCGCTCCTCGTctctgaagaggaggacgagatcATCTATTTCAAGGATGCTCATGACGCTCACTACGCCGTCGCTTGCGATCCCATTGACGGATCCTCCAACTTGGACGCCGGTGTCTCAGTCGGTACCATTTTCGCTATTCATAAGCTCCCCGAGGGCTCCAAGGGTGTCAAGGAGGATATCCTGAAGCCCGGTACTGAGCTTCTCGCTGCTGGTTTCACTATGTACGGCGCCTCTGCCCAGCTTGTCATCACTATGCGCGGTGGAACCGTCAACGGTTTCACTCTGGACAACGGCATTGGCGAGTTCATTCTGTCTCACCCCGACATGCGCCTCCCCAAGTCGCGCGCCATCTACTCTGCCAACGAGGGTAACTCTCTGTACTGGGAGGACAAGACCATCAACTACTTCAACTCTCTAAAGCAAGCTCAAGACGACGGCAAGCCCTACAGCTCGCGATACATCGGTTCCATGGTTGCCGATGCTTACCGAACTCTGCTCTACGGCGGTATCTTTGCTTACCCCGCCGACAAGAAGAGCCCCAAGGGCAAGCTCCGTATCCTGTACGAGTGCGCGCCCATGGCCCTCATCTTTGAGAATGGTACGTCAGTTGAATTTTAGTGATGAACGCTTTACTAACTGTGCGCAGCTGGTGGTCAAGCTGTCGACAGCAAGATGAACCGTATGCTCGAGGTGGTGCCCGAGCACATCCACGACAGGGCCGGTATCTTCATGGGTAGCTACGACGAGGTCgagaaggtgaagaagttCCACAACTGAGAGGGAAATCGAAGAGAATGGCGCTTTGGCATGGGATCATGAAATCAGTTAAATATCAAAAAGCGAACCTCATGAGTGAATGAGTATTTTAATGATGAATTTATCATATCTTCCATTTTCTGAGCGTCATGCAGAGTGTCGTCATAATGAGAAGTCATGATCGTGAGCCATCATGAGGCGGTTTAACTGGGGACGTCACGCCACCTCGATTGTCCCATCAGAACGAGATGCAACGCCTTCTTTAGTCTGTCTCTATGGTAAAAAATGTTGTCTTATCAAGCCTTTGTCCACTCTGGTTGGTACAGATATCCTTGGTCAACATTAGTCTCTCGATAACTAAATTCAAGCACCACATCCATGGAGAGCTTTGAGCTACTCCTCTCCACAACGTCGGGCTCTAGGCTGTATAATTACTCCGACACCGGTATGCCTGAGGAACAGGGAACTGATTTCTCGGTGGTCACTAGCCTGTGTGAATAGCATGCTTACAAGAATTGCTCTCAGTGTATGTGGTCTCTCCGTATTCTCATTGCTATGAACtgattacctacctacccgCATAGTTTTCCGTCATCAGCTACATTTTACATCCGTTCAACAGGCGAAGTAGCAAGTTGAATGACACAATGAGAGTCCTCTCAGGATATTGAAAGACTGTCATTACGAAGAAGACGAGTTAGCTGCAGGGTTCAACTTCGACTTCAGGGATTCCTCACCTAACGTGGTGAACCTTTTGCCTCTGCAGTCTTTTATGGTCCTTGCGTCTAATATCCAATATCCAGCTATTATAGGCCATAAGCAAATGTTGTCTCAATTTTAGGCAGCCGGTATACTACATTCAAAAGTCTATATATCTTCTCTATACCCGCCGATGCCTTTCTCCGCAAATGCAACAGTTTCCCTCCCACAACCTGAAGATCACCACCAGCTAAGGCGACGAATACTTGTATCCAAACTGCTCCTTAGCCTGGTCAATAACCTCCTTAAGCTCTGCAcgtttcctcctcgtctcttcATCCACAGGATCCAATCCTGTCGGTTTGTCTTTACCACTCGGGAGTAACGAGCCCCGCTTCACAGCAGGCCTCTCCAGTATACGAGCAAGCCATGCTTTAACATTCGGGAACTGATCATACGAAATTGATGTGCCAGGCAGACGGCCCGCCCAGCCGACTAGGGCAATATCTGCGATGGAGTAGCGACCTCTACCGGGTCCGACGATGTAGTCTCGGTCTGCGAGACGCTTGTCGAGGACACCAAAGAGACGCTCTGTCTCGCCAACATAACGCTGTATAGCGTATGGGATTTCTGGCTTGACACCAAGGAAATGAAACGCCTGTCCTTCCCTGCTGATGTGTAAGTGTACcgccttgatgttgatgctcaTGACTTACATAGGCCCAATTCCACCATGCTGCCAACCAATCCATGACTCAGCACGAGTAtagtcatcatcgtcaatctTGAATGACAACTTATGCTCTGGATCATATTTTCTTGTCAAATAGCTTAGTATCGCATTGCCTTCGAAGACAGCGAGATCGTTGTTATCATGGTCAACAAGAACAGGGATACGGCCATTAGGGTTGATAGCAGTGAACCAAGGCTCCTTTTGAACATTGAGTCCAATGTCGATGCCTTGTATGGTGTAGTCTAACCCATATGCGTCGCGAAGCTCTTCGAGAAGGATATGGGCTTTGACGCCGTTGGGTGTACCCCAGCTGAGGAGCTCAATGCCCTTGGAGGCAATGAGGCCAGTCGGTCGAGCCATTGAGTAGCTGCGTTTAGGAACTATGGAAGCAGGTCTGACTGTGTAATTGTAGTTTTGAGAAAGCTGTGATTTACAAAGTAGAGTTGAACGAAAGGCGAGAGACACATATGGCAGTTTTATGGTTGAGCGCATCGTCATTGAGCGGCTGAGGGACGCCATTTTTGCAGTATGATTTCCAATATGGTGACTCCGGGATGGAAAAATCATCAATTGGTCATTTGCTCTTTAGATTTGACACTTCTTCTTTCGCAATGAGTTAGGCTTGCTGCACGATGTTTGTCTAGGGAGATTCCGGCGTTCGGAGTGTTTACTCATCTACGAGGCTTTGTAATCTTGATTACCCTATAATGTGGAATCACCCAAAATTGGCGACGTTTTTCGATGGCTTGCATTTCAAAGCGCAACTAAACGCAGCCTCCGCGGAATGAATGTCCTCGTGGTCCAGCCATGCTCAGAACCTGCATCAATGATAAAGCAATTCTATGCTGTTGTTTGCTTGGTTCCAGTGGTTGAGTTGCAAATAATCGGCACATCCATTCCTCAGGGGGCGCTGAGCAGATGGCCTGAGAACTAGATGCAGTATGCACCATCACATCATTCTAAACTTGCCTACCAACATCCTCTCTCAACTTATTTGTCATTCTAGTCAAATCTTGCATGAAACAACCAACAAAAGCATCGACAACAAAACACAATGAGTGGGACAACCGCGCGGTAAACGATAGAATACGCCTCGCACGTTTCGATTTGACATTAGCCCCATTATCATAGCGCGCAATACGCAAGAAATGTCAAGGGATCGGCCCGTTGTTTCTCATCAGATCCTCACAAATATTGTTCAGGGTAGGTCCCAGATCAACGGATGAGCTGAGCTGCGCACGGGTGGAATAGTTTCATGTAAATGAGAGAGTGTTCCTCAGTGGATACATACGGGAAGATACTACAGTAGTACCCACCAGCATAAACGCAGCAAAGATGTTTATGGTATTTCGTGTAAAGTTCTGTTGGGTTTGTCGTTGCAACCGTAACCCTGCGGGTGATCCTCCGATCCTTCTCGTGGTAGAGTTGCAGTTGGTGTTGGGCTGTGAGGCGATGAGTTAAGGGTCCCCTTTTGATCGTCCTGAGCTTTACCCCAAGAGATATCTAGACGCCCGCGACAGTTACTCTGACAGAGCTACACTCCCCAGAGATGAGAGCCTGGAGTCAACAATCTAGGACTTTCTTGAGTCTCGAGAATAGCACTTGACGCGTCGTCATCAGTGCCTCAATCACAATACGATGAATGCAATGTTGCATTCAACTCGCAACTAATCAGATGCAGACTCAACGCCCAGAGCATATAAGTGCCTACGTCACTATCATGAGGTGCTAGCATCAATCAAATTGGGTTCTGACTTGTTTGGTCTGCGGAGCGCCCGCCTCAAAGCCAAGTTTCCCCTTCCCCACCCACGACGACGAACGAGACCACTTAGCCTTGAAGCTGACGCCTGATGATACTGTAGGTACTGCACCCTTGGAACCGGTAGCCAATGCTCTTTGAGTATGGCCTGGAAACAACACAAACACCACAGCCCCTACCTCGATATCCTGTCCAGCCTATTTACCCACTCTGACTTACACTCAACTGACtgacttcatcatccattGGGGGCCATGCAGCGCAGAACTCTACAGCACACACAGTTAATCATCCTAGAAGATGTGATCCAAGAGCCGGAAAGCAGGGAAAGAAACTCTCTCAGAAGCCAGGTTCTTGATCGACCGCTGAGAAAATCCCCGACAGGCTCGCGCTTAGATCTGTGATGTGACGTCTTCTCATGCCGCAGGGTCCTTAACTCCAGTTCCCATATCTAAACTCCATTCAAACGGTTTCCCTTCCCTTGACGATGTCTTCAAGCCTGGTCTTTTTCAGAAGCGGCACATTGGACACAGATGCAGACATGGGGGATATCTGCACGTCTGTAGGATTCAAGCCGCTGATGCACTTTTGCTTTGACCTGGGCGCAAGACTTGGAAGTTGGCTCTTCGCCAATATGTCTCACAGCGGCTGGTTTCACCCCAAAAGAGTAATTCATACTAGGTTAGCTGTCAAGCGTTCTCTACTCACCGCAGCGGACTACCctttcgtcttcctcgtcccgCCTTAGCTCTGAAACCTCAGTGAAAGGCACTCTGACCAACATGTGCTCAGTGGCATAAACCGTCTTTCCTTGAGTTCCCAGTCCAATCTCATTGGCACTTTCGCCTTTGAACTATACTTAGATTAGTTGTTCAACTTATCGGAGATCGCCAAGTAGTATCTTGGTTGTTGGACTAGCCAGTCTACGTACGCGGACGGCATTGTCGTGGCTTCGGCTGGCGGCATCGCTAAGGTCCGTCTCTAGACTCTGAGCCATTGGCGTGGAGTTAATATTCGTCACAAAGCGGCCGGTCAGtggagcgagcgagcgagcgagttTCGATTCGTCAAATGCGTATTCGTCGTAGTTGTCGTATTGGGAATACCGTACTGTTGGTGATCAATGGGTAAATAGTGAGCCCAAACAAGGCTCGCCGGTTCAAAACGCTCGAAACCTTGGAGTGCCATGGCGCCGACAAAAGCGCCTGGCACTAAACCTGGGTCAACAACGTCTCAAGAAGGCATTTCAAAAATTCAGATTGGTAATCAAACCACCagagatcatcaagacaTGTGATGCAACGGCATTACAAAGAAAGTCCGGCACTTCTGGGGGTTACTTCGGTGTTGTCCAGGCCTGTTGGTGTATTCAGCTTAGACGGGAATAAGTCACATTTCACGCCCACCTGTCGTTGTATCGCAGAGACATTCGATATGTCGCCATTCCTGGGGAAGCGGAACCGTCGAGAGAATGCCACAAGGATAAAGATAGAAAAGGCGGAATCACACGATGGGAAAGTCAATCTGTACTGCAGAGCACAGTAGCGGCCCCCAGACGTGGAGGCGCAAGATAACCTTTCGTGCGAGTGTGTAGTCTACCTGAGTAACTGCAACGGGCAAGATGTGAATCATAACGAGTATGCCTCATCGGTCAAAGCCGAAGGGAGACCAGAGAGTGAGGGAATCGTGTGCGACATACGCAACGAGGCAGAATAATGAGAGCGAATGCGAGAATTGAGAGTGAATACGGGGCCGAGCTGAACTGAACACGAGCATGGTGAATAGGAGAAGAGTACTATGATTCAAGGTGTTGCGATGTCATGTCAACTCATACAACGTTAACTTAAATTGCTGGTATACGGAAACGGTATCAAGATTCGAGGGCTCAGGGGGATTAGCGACAAAGTcccctgaggctgaggctgaagctgaagctggtgATGTTATTAACAGGTTTCTATTATGACGATGTGATTCATCGATcgttgatgaagctatccATGACAGTTGAAGAACCaggtactgtatgtacaatGATGTGTGAGTGTGTATGTGTGTGAGGGGTGTCTAGACTCTAGGCTGCCGTCAATTCAGTGATTATCCGCTAGTTACAGCCTCAATTATGACTGAATGAGTGactgaatgaatgaatggatgaaCTGGATGTCCCAACCTGTCGGCTACCACTCGGCGAGATTCCCATGCAGCCGTTTGTGTGTGGTTATGGTTGTGCCGCATTCGAAATGTCGATGTCAAGAAACGACACAAGAAAGGCAAACTTGTTGATCTGGATCTCAAGACCACGCCCCCCTGTCTCCCCTGGTCCTCCGCCTTTTCATCACTGCAAAACGCTCTCTCCCACGTTAAACTGGCGGACATTGGCACCCCTGTTGGCTTCCCCACTTGGACCACAGACCGGGGATGATCGAAGCCAGGGGGTCGCAGAGAGGACGTACATTACCTTGCCCTCTATCTTTAGTCCACCTGAGGCGCAGGGAATACAATTTGTTAGGGACACCAgcctcaagtcaagtcaagtcaagcatcCAATGCATGCACCTCTTTCCTAATGAGGGTGCCATGTTGCGCTCGACGTCTACCAAGAAAACGTGgcggagtacggagtagctcTCTCATCAGTCTCCCCGTCTCCGGCTCCGACTCCAAGGAATACCTTAGGCCCAGAAGAAACGTTGTTAATGGAAAATCAGAGTTTCCGTTTCCGTTTCCGTTTCTCATTCCCGTCGAACTTCTTTCCATTCTCGCTCTAGTGCCTTGCTCGAGCTCGGCGATTGGGTTTGACTTTGGGTTTGCGAATGGACTCACTAGAGCTGTGCAAAATACTGCTGCCTACCGGGGCGCAACCCCAGACAAGAAGGCCGTTAACCTTATGACGCCAATCGCATTTCTCCATCAGCAAATCAATCGCGACAACGTGACTCGAAATTGTACATTTGGTCTGCATTTACATGCCAGCCACCTGAGTAGCACTGCATTTCGCTTCGCTATGTACTGCatatacagtacagtacagtacaatACAGTACAGTCGATGAAAGAAAGCTACGACGATAGAAGCAACAGCATATGTATTGCCTATTCCGTAGCGTAGTGTTTATTACACACAAGGTAGCAGTGGCACTCTGCGCTGTCCCTTGGGATGGGATGTTGATCGCTGCAATACACTGGCGTATTTCCCAAATTAAACCCGAGCCTGATCCCAGCGAATCGCCGATAACACAAGGTTGTGAGgtaggtggtgatgatgataaacTGTCCCAGGCCAGAACCAGGCCAGGCACGGGTGACGGGTACAGCACGCAGCCTGACCCAGCATCGCAGCGTAGTGTCGTCGTAGGGGAAGACAAGGTTGCAAGATTGCACTCGTGGGCTTCGCCTTGTGGTTGCGGCGGCACAGCAGGTTACTGTACCCAGAGTCCCTGTCTCAACAACTCTAAGAGCATGGATTCACTTTCATCGGGAGGATCCGCATCCGCGAGTCTCGAAGCCAAGACAAAGGAAACAAGGGGGGGCAggtaatttaatttaattttttcttTCTATTGTCGGATTGCTCTTTTCAATCTTGACAGCGGAGCAGAATTCCTCATCCATTGGGTCTATGGATATGTCCATGGAGTTGGGAATCAAACCAAACAGTGGGAACTTGGCTACAACCGCCCCCGCCccttgaagaacaaagaacaGCACCATGCCTTTGCTGGAGAAGCGTGCGCTTGACCAATCAAGACAAGGACCCATCTCTCATCTTGCTCCCGCCCGTTCAGCCCTACCGCTCGAGGTCACCCCCACCCCTGTCCTGCTCTCCACTGTCTTGTCTCCTTCTGCTGCTCTCCTGCAATGGGAACTTCAGGCCCACGCCCCCTCAGTGTAAATCTCCACACAAGTTCAGTGCTCTACATAGCAGTAAACAGCTATCCCTTAGTGCTCATGTCTCTCGGCACTTGGGGtgcttcattctcatcctcacaTTTTAATCCAGAACTCTTGGAGAACATTGGCagataagaaaagaaacaacaTATTCGTCATCGTGAGACACCTGACGTCTCGCCAAGGTACCGTAGACCCTGCCGCTGTAGATACCTAGTGAACAAGATGCGGCTAACTCTCTGTTCGGGGAGTGTCGCATGCAACCACGGgcatcaccaagaccaaaagACGCAATCTGCTTGGACGGCTTTGGGCTTCGCTTGGTCAACCGGCCTCGCCGAAGCCTTGATTCTTAGAGCTTCACCGCTGAGCAAAGATACCCTTCCCCTCATCAACTG contains:
- a CDS encoding hypothetical protein (EggNog:ENOG41~BUSCO:EOG0926436T); its protein translation is MVADALVYHPTVAHYLRYMATTLGRDKLMRVLQYFARFYAWYLLRTNATPDKVAPWNALKKQFGLFRKVFRAGKFVEHYKAAATASDSKSLDPVLKYTQVGRQLGYAGYLTCDALTIPDAAGIRKWQHAKRLQQEAYRSWAIGIAFSIIGQLYTLRQLSVRASKVDLKEGEGVVESKTISIERAAAKKQLLCDLCDILVPVSGLGWVSFLDDGIVGLTGTLSSVIGVYTQWKKTA
- a CDS encoding hypothetical protein (EggNog:ENOG41~BUSCO:EOG092632WW); its protein translation is MATTNSGQETEKVNTNIVTLTRFLTEEQAKHPEATGDFTLLCHALQFSFKSIAYYIRRATLVNLTGLAGSSNITGDDQKKLDVISNDLFIEAMRSSGKCALLVSEEEDEIIYFKDAHDAHYAVACDPIDGSSNLDAGVSVGTIFAIHKLPEGSKGVKEDILKPGTELLAAGFTMYGASAQLVITMRGGTVNGFTLDNGIGEFILSHPDMRLPKSRAIYSANEGNSLYWEDKTINYFNSLKQAQDDGKPYSSRYIGSMVADAYRTLLYGGIFAYPADKKSPKGKLRILYECAPMALIFENAGGQAVDSKMNRMLEVVPEHIHDRAGIFMGSYDEVEKVKKFHN